A single region of the Brachypodium distachyon strain Bd21 chromosome 3, Brachypodium_distachyon_v3.0, whole genome shotgun sequence genome encodes:
- the LOC100828917 gene encoding signal peptide peptidase-like 1 codes for MESLWKLTYLLEPASLALVATAVSVAYASASRALDHGKEMERNLGFSESSITLDRSQALMIPLASSCSLLLMFYLFASVSHLVAAFAAAAAATALFFCLSPCLPRARSLLRLPDPFLPSSSSRLFCCSSSKPFTRLQGLLLLFCVGTVAAWLVTGHWVLNNALGIAICVAFVSHVRLPNIKICALLLACLFVYDVFWVFFSERFFGANVMVSVATQKASNPVHTVADKLSLPGLQMITKKIELPVKLVFPRDLLGGIVPGSTPGDYMMLGLGDMAIPGMLLALVLSFDHRKSKEAVAPSDSSPSPKRRKYVWYALTGYGVGLVTALAAGILSQSAQPALLYLVPSTLGPVMYLSWLRNDLWELWEGSGEILNEKAHLLEV; via the exons atGGAGTCCCTGTGGAAGCTGACCTACCTGCTGGAACCAGCCTCCCTAGCCCTCGTCGCGACGGCGGTCTCCGTCGCCTACgcgtcggcgtcgcgggcgCTGGACCACGGCAAGGAGATGGAGCGGAACCTGGGCTTCTCCGAGTCCTCCATCACGCTGGACCGCTCCCAGGCGCTCATGATCCCGCTGGCCAGCTCCTGCAGCCTGCTCCTCATGTTCTACCTCTTCGCCTCCGTCTCCcacctcgtcgccgccttcgccgccgccgccgccgccaccgccctctTCTTCTGCCTCTCCCCTTGCCTCCCCCGCGCCCGctcgctcctccgcctcccggaCCCCTTcctgccctcctcctcctccaggctCTTCTGCTGCTCCTCATCCAAGCCCTTCACCCGGCTCcaagggctgctgctgctcttctgCGTCGGCACCGTCGCGGCGTGGCTCGTCAccggccactgggtcctcaaCAACGCGCTCGGCATCGCCATCTGCGTCGCCTTCGTCAGCCATGTCAGGCTGCCCAACATCAAGATCTGCGCCTTGCTCCTCGCCTGCCTCTTCGTGTATGACGTCTTCTGGGTCTTCTTCTCCGAGAGGTTCTTCGGGGCCAACGTCATGGTCTCCGTCGCCACGCAGAAGGCGTCTAACCCGGTGCACACCGTCGCCGACAAGCTCAGCCTGCCCGGGCTGCAGATGATCACCAAGAAGATTGAGCTCCCGGTGAAACTTGTCTTCCCTAGGGATTTGTTGGGTGGGATTGTGCCTGGAAGCACTCCTGGGGACTACATGATGCTTGGCCTTGGAGACATG GCCATTCCAGGGATGCTCCTAGCTCTTGTTCTTTCTTTCGATCACCGGAAGAGCAAAGAAGCAGTTGCTCCATCAGACTCGTCTCCCTCCCCAAAGCGGCGGAAATACGTATGGTATGCGCTAACAGGTTATGGCGTTGGCTTGGTAACTGCATTGGCAGCTGGAATCTTGTCTCAGTCTGCCCAACCTGCGCTACTCTACCTG GTGCCGTCGACGCTGGGGCCCGTCATGTACCTGTCATGGTTGAGGAACGATCTGTGGGAGCTGTGGGAAGGATCAGGCGAGATACTGAACGAAAAAGCTCATCTGTTGGAGGTCTGA
- the LOC100829216 gene encoding dihydroxy-acid dehydratase, chloroplastic codes for MQSLALTSPSPSAAAAGTHSSGRPRRLATRVRAAVAEEPKLNKYSARITEPASQGASQAVLYGVGLTDADLRKPQVGVSSVWYEGNTCNMHLLRLAEAVRDGVRDAGMVAFRFNTVGVSDAISMGTRGMCYSLQSRDLIADSIETVMGAQHYDANISIPGCDKNMPGTIMAMGRLNRPSIMVYGGTIKPGHFQGNSYDIVSAFQAYGEFVSGSISDEERKNVLRNSCPGAGACGGMYTANTMASAIETMGMSLPYSSSTPAEDPLKLDECRLAGKYLLELLKMDLRPRDIITDKSLRNAMVIIMALGGSTNAVLHLIAIARSVGLQLTLDDFQKVSDQVPFLADLKPSGKYVMEDLHKIGGIPAVIHYLLEQGLLDGDCMTVTGKTLGENAKIFPPLSEGQQIIRPLDNPIKSTGHLQILYGNLAPDGSVAKITGKEGLFFSGPALVFEGEESMITAISENPSNFKGKVVVIRGEGPKGGPGMPEMLTPTSAIMGAGLGKECALLTDGRFSGGSHGFVVGHICPEAQEGGPIGLVQNGDTITIDVVKKVIDVDLTQHQLEERRRQWSPPPHKVTGGALWKYIKLVSPASSGCVTDE; via the exons atgcAGTCCCTCGCGCtcacctccccctccccctcggcagcagccgccggtacccacagctccggccgcccccgccgcctgGCCACGCGCGTGCGCGCGGCCGTGGCCGAGGAGCCGAAGCTGAACAAGTACAGCGCGCGCATCACGGAGCCGGCGTCGCAGGGGGCGTCGCAGGCGGTGCTGTACGGGGTGGGGCTGACGGACGCGGACCTCCGGAAGCCGCAGGTCGGGGTGTCCTCGGTGTGGTACGAGGGCAACACCTGCAACATGCACCTGCTCCGCCTCGCCGAGGCCGTCCGCGACGGGGTCCGCGACGCCGGCATGGTCGCCTTCCGCTTCAACACCGTCGGGGTCAGCGACGCCATCTCCATGGGCACCAGGGGCATGTGCTACAGCCTCCAGTCACGCGACCTCATCGCCGACAGCATCGAGACCGTCATGGGCGCGCAGCACTACGACGCCAACATCTCTATCCCCGGGTGCGACAAGAAT ATGCCAGGTACAATAATGGCAATGGGGCGGCTTAATCGACCAAGTATCATGGTTTATGGTGGAACTATTAAG CCTGGACACTTTCAGGGCAATTCATATGACATAGTATCAGCTTTCCAG GCCTATGGAGAATTTGTTAGTGGATCAATTAGCGATGAGGAAAGAAAGAATGTGCTCCGCAACTCATGCCCAGGGGCTGGCGCATGTGGTGGTATGTACACAGCAAACACGATGGCATCCGCTATTGAGACAATGGGCATGAGCCTTCCATACAG TTCTTCAACCCCTGCTGAAGACCCATTAAAGCTAGATGAATGCCGTCTTGCTGGGAAGTATCTCTTAGAATTGTTAAAGATGGATTTGAGGCCTAGAGACATTATAACTGACAAGTCACTGCGCAATGCCATGGTTATTATCATGGCACTTGGTGGGTCTACTAATGCTGTGCTACATTTGATTGCTATTGCCCG GTCCGTAGGTTTGCAATTAACTCTTGATGATTTTCAGAAGGTCAGCGACCAAGTTCCTTTCCTTGCAGACCTTAAGCCTAGCGGTAAATATGTCATGGAGGATTTGCATAAG ATTGGTGGAATACCTGCAGTAATTCATTATCTTTTGGAGCAAGGTCTTCTTGATGGGGATTGTATGACTG TCACTGGGAAAACCCTGGGCGAGAATGCTAAAATATTCCCACCTTTATCTGAAGGACAG CAAATAATACGACCACTAGACAATCCTATCAAATCGACTGGCCATTTACAAATACTTTATGGCAACCTTGCACCTGATGGTTCTGTAGCAAAAATAACTGGCAAAGAGGGATTGTTTTTCTCAG GCCCTGCACTAGTTTTTGAAGGCGAAGAATCGATGATTACAGCTATATCAGAAAACCCATCAAATTTCAAG GGGAAGGTTGTAGTAATTCGAGGAGAAGGACCAAAAGGAGGGCCGGGGATGCCTGAAATGCTGACTCCAACAAGTGCTATCATGGGTGCTGGTCTTGGGAAG GAATGTGCCCTGCTGACCGATGGTAGATTTTCTGGAGGATCACATGGATTTGTTGTAGGCCACATATGTCCTGAAGCACAG GAAGGAGGCCCCATTGGTCTTGTCCAGAACGGCGATACAATCACGATCGACGTTGTCAAGAAAGTAATCGACGTTGACCTGACACAACACCAGCTGGAGGAAAGGCGGAGGCAATGGAGCCCGCCGCCACACAAGGTCACCGGTGGAGCGCTTTGGAAG TACATAAAGCTTGTGTCTCCGGCCTCGAGTGGATGTGTCACCGATGAGTAG
- the LOC100835952 gene encoding uncharacterized protein LOC100835952 isoform X1, whose amino-acid sequence MYPDVGGPFQSLQEAQSVIDGHLEDRRVPKMCMKQAKVSQVEMAIRTCLYFPDGTRKRCSKSAATEKSRDEKRRFVQALVDNHNNDHNLFGDTVYELKDVLQYYAICENHRVYYHFNFTAKTKGADDFDRGTDNLFFAEVKNMRQGEEHEELLVTCFCMVKPIDNGHCYGCKNHGRVNMKHPNEVNAFTGGHLDICMPMTLKTEWSDEEGEEAEEARIRHMYKGHRRLRKKLRELPPDVKRRCLTITKSTRVED is encoded by the exons ATGTACCCTGACGTGGGTGGGCCATTCCAGAGCTTACAGGAAGCTCAGAGTGTCATCGATGGCCATCTTGAGGACCGCCGGGTTCCGAAAAT GTGCATGAAACAAGCTAAGGTTTCTCAAGTGGAAATGGCTATACGAACATGTCTTTACTTTCCTGATGGCACAAGGAAGAGGTGTTCAAAATCAGCTGCAACTGAGAAAAGCCGTGATGAAAAGCGCCGATTTGTTCAAGCTTTAGTTGACAATCATAACAATGACCACAATCTCTTTGGG GATACTGTGTATGAACTCAAAGATGTTCTGCAGTACTATGCAATTTGTGAGAACCATAGGGTGTACTATCATTTCAATTTCACTGCAAAGACTAAAGGAGCTGATGACTTTGACCGTGGCACCGACAACCTATTCTTCGCTGAAGTGAAAAATATGcgacaaggagaagaacatgaagaattaCTTGTCACCTGTTTCTGCATGGTTAAGCCTATTGATAATG GTCACTGCTATGGTTGTAAAAACCATGGCCGTGTTAATATGAAGCACCCCAACGAAGTTAATGCATTTACTGGTGGTCACTTGGATATTTGTATGCCGATGACGCTTAAGACAGAGTGGAGCGATGAAGAAGGT GAGGAAGCCGAGGAGGCTAGGATAAGGCACATGTACAAG GGTCATAGACGTTTGAGGAAGAAACTCAGAGAGCTCCCTCCGGATGTGAAACGGAGGTGTTTGACGATTACGAAGAGCACCCGAGTGGAAGATTAG
- the LOC100835952 gene encoding uncharacterized protein LOC100835952 isoform X2, which translates to MYPDVGGPFQSLQEAQSVIDGHLEDRRVPKMCMKQAKVSQVEMAIRTCLYFPDGTRKRCSKSAATEKSRDEKRRFVQALVDNHNNDHNLFGDTVYELKDVLQYYAICENHRVYYHFNFTAKTKGADDFDRGTDNLFFAEVKNMRQGEEHEELLVTCFCMVKPIDNGHCYGCKNHGRVNMKHPNEVNAFTGGHLDICMPMTLKTEWSDEEGVCDLFRAELRKPRRLG; encoded by the exons ATGTACCCTGACGTGGGTGGGCCATTCCAGAGCTTACAGGAAGCTCAGAGTGTCATCGATGGCCATCTTGAGGACCGCCGGGTTCCGAAAAT GTGCATGAAACAAGCTAAGGTTTCTCAAGTGGAAATGGCTATACGAACATGTCTTTACTTTCCTGATGGCACAAGGAAGAGGTGTTCAAAATCAGCTGCAACTGAGAAAAGCCGTGATGAAAAGCGCCGATTTGTTCAAGCTTTAGTTGACAATCATAACAATGACCACAATCTCTTTGGG GATACTGTGTATGAACTCAAAGATGTTCTGCAGTACTATGCAATTTGTGAGAACCATAGGGTGTACTATCATTTCAATTTCACTGCAAAGACTAAAGGAGCTGATGACTTTGACCGTGGCACCGACAACCTATTCTTCGCTGAAGTGAAAAATATGcgacaaggagaagaacatgaagaattaCTTGTCACCTGTTTCTGCATGGTTAAGCCTATTGATAATG GTCACTGCTATGGTTGTAAAAACCATGGCCGTGTTAATATGAAGCACCCCAACGAAGTTAATGCATTTACTGGTGGTCACTTGGATATTTGTATGCCGATGACGCTTAAGACAGAGTGGAGCGATGAAGAAGGTGTATGTGATTTATTTCGTGCAGAGCT GAGGAAGCCGAGGAGGCTAGGATAA
- the LOC100836259 gene encoding protein HESO1, translated as MAAAVSPLASPGPDLDRLPRPSLASPWDSKALCKRAETCELESGAFLIDPALLPTLEDLLLEIYAMLRPKPVDYEQRHIMIDVFNKIAKDVCGGKNNRFPVVEAFGSFTMDLFTAKSDLDLSVNFSADRDGEFDRNKKISVIRKFAKVLRQHQSRGRCYGVLPVVNAIVPVLKVTDKGTGVECDISVENKDGMSRSMIFKLVSSIDERFRILCYLMKFWAKSHDVNCPRDRTMSSMAIISLVAFHLQTRRPPILPAFSRLLKDGADIASIQRNVSLFEGFGSRNKESVAELFVSLMSKLLSVQGLWEQGLCASNLEGSWILKMTWDRGIGNLAVEDFLDRNQNFARSVGKVEMQTICECLRDTVCKLTDFFKGDIDAPTLKILIFGALKEDKPVSRTSPKLVETKRKRDARLDPGNGQRPQKKRRHAAQPGHAADQTDACLPTPTMFMPPPPQMHLPRSQFARPPQHPAPPPSRFPYGPPLPLPLPHLHPAPHMVGQPQHGNFMHPNPGIQLHQQAQHNMFAPLQARQQAFNGFHPGYGFDGAPQIPYDPNSGLPYINPNYRRV; from the exons atggcggcggccgttTCGCCTCTGGCCTCTCCCGGTCCCGACCTCGACCGCCTGCCCAG GCCTAGCTTGGCAAGTCCATGGGATTCCAAAG CGCTATGCAAGCGTGCGGAAACCTGCGAGTTGGAGTCGGGTGCTTTCTTGATTGATCCTGCTCTGCTTCCAACCCTAGAAGATCTACTTCTAGAAATTTACGCGATGTTGCGCCCAAAGCCAGTCGACTATGAGCAACGGCATATTATGATAGATGTCTTCAACAAAATTGCCAAAGATGTTTGTG GTGGTAAAAACAATAGGTTTCCAGTTGTGGAAGCGTTTGGGTCATTCACGATGGATCTATTTACTGCGAAAAGTGACCTTGACCTCTCTGTCAACTTTAGCGCTGATAGGGATGGTGAATTTGATCGCAACAAAAAGATTTCTGTTATTAGGAAGTTTGCAAAAGTGCTACGTCAGCATCAGA GCAGGGGTCGTTGTTATGGGGTTTTACCTGTTGTAAATGCTATAGTTCCTGTACTGAAGGTTACTGATAAGGGAACTGGGGTTGAGTGTGATATTTCAGTTGAAAACAAAGATGGCATGTCAAGATCAATGATATTTAAACTTGTTTCGTCGATTGATGAAAGATTTCGGATACTTTGTTATCTG ATGAAGTTCTGGGCTAAGTCACATGATGTTAACTGCCCCAGAGATCGAACAATGAGCTCGATGGCAATTATCTCTTTAGTCGCTTTCCATTTACAG ACCCGGCGCCCTCCAATACTACCTGCGTTTTCTCGTTTATTGAAAG ACGGCGCAGACATTGCAAGTATTCAGAGGAATGTCTCGCTATTTGAGGGGTTTGGGAGCAGAAATAAAGAATCTGTTGCTGAACTTTTTGTATCATTAATGAGTAAA CTACTATCAGTACAAGGTTTATGGGAGCAAGGGCTCTGTGCCAGCAATCTGGAAGGGTCCTGGATCTTAAAGATGACCTGGGATAGAGGAATCGGTAACTTGGCT GTTGAAGACTTCTTGGACCGGAATCAGAATTTTGCCAGATCAGTAGGGAAGGTGGAGATGCAGACAATCTGTGAATGCCTAAGGGACACTGTTTGCAAGTTGACTGATTTCTTCAAGGGTGACATTGATGCGCCTACGCTGAAGATCCTTATTTTTGGTGCGCTAAAGGAGGACAAGCCAGTCAGTCGAACCAGTCCGAAACTTGTTGagacgaagaggaagagagacgCGCGACTTGACCCAGGAAACGGTCAGAGGCCGCAGAAGAAACGGAGGCACGCTGCACAACCTGGCCATGCTGCGGACCAGACTGATGCTTGCTTACCAACTCCCACCATGTTcatgcctcctcctcctcagatGCATCTACCGCGCAGTCAGTTTGCGCGTCCACCTCAGCATCCGGCCCCACCACCTTCCCGGTTTCCTTACGGGCCGCCACTGCCACTGCCACTGCCGCATCTGCATCCAGCTCCTCATATGGTAGGCCAACCACAGCATGGCAACTTCATGCACCCGAATCCTGGGATTCAGCTGCATCAGCAAGCACAGCATAATATGTTTGCTCCTTTACAAGCCCGCCAGCAGGCGTTCAACGGGTTCCACCCCGGCTATGGTTTCGATGGGGCTCCTCAGATCCCGTACGACCCCAACAGCGGGCTGCCTTACATCAACCCTAATTACCGGAGAGTATGA
- the LOC100836565 gene encoding protein DMR6-LIKE OXYGENASE 1: MMAIVGVLSAGDHGAKVTRAFAVVVEEEEDYCLKGVRHLSDAGITKLPAPYVLPPSDRPSSSSSAAILPSSGAANNNILKLPVVDLAHLRGAGGPWARAAALKTLDAACREHGFFHVTNHGVSVEDMLDVSRRFFFDLPFSERSKLMSADVRAPVRYGTSFNQARDAVLCWRDFLKLDCRPSSSSSWPAAPADLRAVAGAYAAECRRVAAELVAAAMEALGIAGSELLTEKEEGSQMLTVNCYPECPEPEKTLGMPPHSDYGLLTLVLQDDVAGLQVMRRGGEWLTVDPLPGSFVVNVGDHFEIYSNGRYKSVLHRVRVNSARPRISVASFHSVAADRAVGPAPELLAVGEPPRYMDTDFATFLAYIASAEGKHKTFLESRRLDV, encoded by the exons ATGATGGCGATCGTCGGCGTTCTCAGTGCCGGCGACCATGGCGCGAAGGTCACCAGAGCcttcgccgtcgtcgtcgaagaagaagaggactACTGCTTGAAGGGCGTCCGCCACCTGTCAGACGCCGGCATTACCAAGCTCCCGGCCCCATACGTCCTCCCGCCCTCCGaccgcccttcttcttcctcctccgccgccatcttacccagctccggcgccgccaacAACAACATCCTCAAGCTCCCGGTCGTGGACCTGGCCCACCTCCGCGGGGCCGGCGGCCCTTGGGCCCGCGCCGCAGCCCTGAAGACGCTCGACGCGGCCTGCCGGGAGCACGGCTTCTTCCACGTGACCAACCACGGCGTGTCCGTGGAGGACATGCTGGACGTGTCCCggcgcttcttcttcgaccTCCCCTTCTCGGAGCGGTCCAAGCTCATGTCCGCCGACGTCCGCGCCCCCGTCCGCTACGGCACCAGCTTCAACCAGGCCCGCGACGCCGTGCTCTGCTGGCGCGACTTCCTCAAGCTCGACTGCCggccctcgtcgtcgtcctcgtggccggcggcgccggcggaccTGAGGGCCGTGGCGGGGGCGTACGCGGCGGAGTGCCGGCGGGTGGCCGCGGAgctcgtggcggcggccatggaagCTCTGGGGATTGCAGGAAGTGAGCTCCTGacggagaaggaagaggggtCGCAGATGCTGACGGTGAACTGCTACCCGGAGTgcccggagccggagaagacgCTGGGGATGCCGCCGCACTCGGACTACGGGTTGCTGACGTTGGTGCTGCAGGATGACGTGGCGGGGCTCCAGGTCATGCGCCGGGGCGGAGAGTGGCTCACCGTCGACCCTCTCCCGGGATCCTTCGTCGTCAACGTCGGCGACCACTTCGAG ATCTACAGCAACGGGCGGTATAAGAGCGTGTTGCACCGGGTCCGCGTGAACTCGGCGCGCCCCCGCATCTCGGTGGCGTCCTTCCACAGCGTGGCGGCGGACCGTGCCGTGGGCCCtgcgccggagctcctcgccgTTGGCGAACCGCCTCGGTACATGGACACCGACTTCGCCACCTTCCTCGCCTACATCGCCTCCGCCGAGGGAAAGCACAAGACCTTCCTGGAATCAAGGAGACTCGACGTCTGA
- the LOC100836876 gene encoding uncharacterized protein LOC100836876 produces MMMRRVAPPASATEEKEATAAAAGVPGWLGALLSTRFFLACGAHPGSPRNECNMFCIDCRASAAAAFCYYCRSHRHSSHRVIQIRRSSYHDVVRVTEVEDVLDIGGVQTYVINSARVLFLNERPQPRGAGAAAGKAAASPYNCEICGRALLDPFRFCSLGCKLVDTKRQYGHEAAANNVAAGAGGNEADAGGSKQPRPQGRRRKGTPHRAPFGS; encoded by the exons aTGATGATGCGGCgggtggcgccgccggcgtcggcgacggaggagaaggaggcaacggcggcggcggcgggggtgccGGGGTGGCTGGGGGCGCTGCTGAGCACCCGGTTCTTCCTGGCGTGCGGCGCGCACCCGGGTTCCCCGCGGAACGAGTGCAACATGTTCTGCATCGActgccgcgcctccgccgccgccgccttctgcTACTACTGCCGCTCCCACCGCCACTCCTCCCACCGCGTCATCCAG ATACGGCGGTCGTCGTACCACGACGTGGTGCGGGTgacggaggtggaggacgtgCTGGACATCGGCGGCGTGCAGACCTACGTCATCAACAGCGCCAGGGTGCTCTTCCTCAACGAGCGCCCGCAACcacgcggcgccggcgccgccgccggcaaggcCGCCGCTTCCCCTTACAACTGCGAGATCTGCGGCCGCGCGCTCCTCGACCCCTTCCGCTTCTGCTCCCTCGGATGCAAG CTGGTGGACACCAAGAGGCAATACGGGCATGAAGCGGCGGCCAACAATgtcgctgccggcgccggcggcaatgAGGCGGACGCCGGCGGGAGCAAGCAGCCGCGGCCGCAGGGCCGGCGCCGGAAAGGGACACCCCACCGCGCGCCCTTCGGTTCCTGA
- the LOC100829516 gene encoding protein TRIGALACTOSYLDIACYLGLYCEROL 2, chloroplastic, which produces MRRLPAAPPRPALSPAAPSLGIRQRYHGRVALARTAPPVVCCSCFLPNRTPNHNGPESFEPLRSARSADRAARGPAMGARAGLVAASAGGEASSPSPSRSPLAVLVELWRRTVQPLGDYGFGKRGVWEGGVGLFMVSGAALLALALAWLRGFQLRSRFRKYSAVFEFSQACGICVGTPLRIRGVTVGSVVRVDSSLRSIDAHVEIEDDKIIVPRNSLVEVNQSGLLMETMIDVTPKDPLPTPSLGPLDTDCSKEGLILCDKERMKGQEGVSLDAMVGIFTRLGRDMEEIGVHRSYMLAEKVASIMQEAQPLLSRIEALAEEVQPLLSEVRDSDLVKDVETIAKGLADASGDLRRLKSSMLTPENGDLIKQSIFTLIFTLKNIESISSDISGFTGDEATRQNIKLLIKSLSRLL; this is translated from the exons ATGCGGCGTCTCCCGGCTGCTCCTCCCCGCCCAGCCCTTTccccggcggcgccctccctcGGAATCCGGCAGCGGTACCATGGCCGAGTGGCGCTGGCGCGGACGGCGCCTCCCGTGGtctgctgctcctgcttcCTGCCGAATCGGACGCCCAATCATAACGGGCCCGAGTCATTCGAGCCCCTCCGATCCGCCAGATCGGCCGATCGGGCCGCCCGGGGCCCCGCAATGGGGGCGCGAGCGGGCCTGGTAGCCGCGagcgccggcggggaggcgtcgtcgccgtcgccgtccaggAGCCCGCTGGCGGTGCTCGTGGAGCTGTGGCGCCGGACGGTGCAGCCGCTGGGGGACTACGGGTTCGGCAAGCGAGGGGTGTGGGAGGGCGGCGTGGGGCTCTTCATGGTCTCCGGCGCCGCGCTGCTGGCGCTCGCGCTCGCCTGGCTCCGGGGGTTCCAGCTCCGGTCCCGGTTCCGCAAGTACAGCGCCGTGTTCGAGTTCAGCCAGGCCTGCGGGATCTGCGTCGGCACGCCGCTCAGGATACGCGGGGTCACCGTCGGCAGCGTCGTCCGCGTCGACTCCTCGCTCCGGAGCATCGATGCCCATGTCGAG ATTGAAGATGATAAAATTATTGTACCTCGTAATTCATTGGTTGAGGTAAATCAGTCTGGTCTCCTAATGGAGACGATGATTGATGTTACACCGAAAGATCCACTCCCCACACCTTCACTTGGTCCACTTGACACAGACTGTTCCAAAGAAGGCTTAATTCTCTGTGACAAAGAGAGGATGAAAGGACAGGAAGGGGTAAGCTTAGATGCAATGGTCGGGATATTTACCCGTCTAGGAAGAGACATGGAGGAAATTGGTGTTCATAGAAGCTATATGTTGGCAGAGAAGGTTGCATCTATAATGCAAGAAGCACAACCACTCCTTTCGCGG ATTGAAGCCTTAGCTGAAGAAGTTCAACCTTTGCTGTCGGAAGTGCGTGATAGTGATCTGGTGAAGGATGTGGAGACTATAGCTAAAGGCCTGGCTGATGCATCCGGTGATTTAAG AAGGTTGAAGTCTTCCATGCTTACCCCTGAAAACGGTGATCTCATCAAGCAGTCTATCTTCACCCTTATTTTCACCCTGAAGAACATCGAG AGTATCAGCTCGGACATCTCTGGTTTCACAGGCGACGAGGCCACGCGGCAGAACATCAAACTGCTGATAAAGTCCCTCAGCAGACTATTGTGA
- the LOC100837185 gene encoding serine carboxypeptidase-like 51, translated as MAAPGRLLLLSCIAALLLLVLAPNGAAAAGTADGSEEWGYVQVRPKAHMFWWLYRSPHRVDNASTPWPTVLWLQGGPGASGVGYGNFEEIGPLDVALKPRNSTWLNKADLLFVDNPVGTGFSFVEAGNTTLLAHSDAQTATDLTALLVKLYGGGSGAPLKQGSPLYIVAESYGGKFAVTTALAALKAIGQGQLKATLAGVALGDSWISPEDFVLSWGPLLYQMSRLDENGLQNCDKIAQKIKAQLKANQYTEAEASWEELENAISALTNAIDFYNILKDSSSSDSSAAAPLTASKRQAWLRRKSTRPGRYLRSLMAAEEGGLQGLMDTRIKAKLGIIPANFTWGQQDDAVFDALKPDFMKPRIHEVDELLKLGVNVTIYTGQLDLICATKGTLDWVQKLKWEGLKNFTAAPRKPIYCNGAEAAGTEGTQAFLKSYKNLNFYWIMGAGHMVPVDNPCTALKMLGDITQSPAK; from the exons atggcggcgccgggcagattgctgctgctgtcctgCATCGCCGCTCTGCTCCTCCTAGTGTTGGCTCccaatggcgccgccgccgccggcaccgccgaCGGGTCCGAGGAGTGGGGCTACGTCCAAGTCCGCCCCA AGGCGCACATGTTCTGGTGGCTGTACCGGAGCCCGCACCGTGTCGACAACGCCAGTACGCCATGGCCAACCGTGCTCTGGCTCCAGGGCGGACCG GGCGCTTCTGGCGTCGGGTACGGCAACTTCGAGGAGATCGGGCCCCTGGACGTGGCCCTCAAGCCCCGCAACTCCACCTGGCTCAACAAGGCCgacctcctcttcgtc GACAACCCTGTGGGCACGGGGTTCAGCTTCGTGGAGGCCGGCAACACGACGCTGCTGGCGCACTCGGACGCGCAGACGGCCACGGACCTCACAGCCCTGCTCGTCAAGCtctacggcggcggctccggcgcgcCGCTGAAGCAGGGCAGCCCGCTGTACATCGTGGCCGAGTCCTACGGCGGTAAGTTCGCCGTCACCACCGCGCTCGCCGCGCTCAAGGCCATCGGTcaggggcagctcaaggccaccctcgccggcgtcgcgcTCGGCGACAGCTGGATCTCGCCCGAGGACTTCGTG CTGTCGTGGGGGCCGTTGCTGTACCAGATGTCGAGGCTCGACGAGAACGGGCTGCAGAACTGCGACAA GATCGCgcagaagatcaaggcgcagCTGAAGGCGAACCAGTAcacggaggcggaggcgtcATGGGAGGAGCTCGAGAACGCAATCTCCGCGCTCACCAACGCCATT GACTTCTACAACATCCTCAAGGACAGCTCATCGTCggactcctccgccgccgcgccattgACGGCATCGAAGCGGCAGGCGTggttgaggaggaagagcaccAGGCCGGGGAGGTACCTGAGGTCGCTAATGGCCGCGGAAGAGGGCGGGCTGCAGGGTCTGATGGACACGAGGATCAAGGCCAAGCTGGGCATCATCCCGGCCAACTTCACCTGGGGCCAGCAGGACGACGCCGTCTTCGACGCCCTCAAGCCAGACTTCATGAAACCCAGAATCCACGAG GTGGATGAGCTCCTCAAGCTTGGTGTCAATGTCACAATCTACACCGGACAG CTTGATCTCATCTGTGCAACCAAGGGGACACTGGACTGGGTTCAGAAGCTCAA GTGGGAAGGGCTGAAGAACTTCACAGCCGCACCCAGGAAGCCCATCTACTGCAATGGAGCCGAAGCAGCAGGGACCGAGGGCACCCAGGCCTTCCTCAAGTCCTACAAGAACCTCAACTTCTACTGGATTATGGGAGCTGGACACATG